From Verrucomicrobiales bacterium, a single genomic window includes:
- the urtA gene encoding urea ABC transporter substrate-binding protein produces the protein MTAAGFLSSSQPLFAANPPTSEVNTTGLAVTDDTVTVGQLHSATGTMAISETGSIQAEQLAIEQINAMGGVLGRKIKIIVEDGASDWPTFAEKAKKLLVNDKVASVFGCWTSASRKAVLPVFEKENGMLYYPTFYEGLEQSKNVIYTGQEATQQILAGLDWIAKEKKAKTFYLIGSDYIWPRTSNKIARKHIENVLKGTVVGEEYYALGHTQFGSLINKIKLKKPDVIYAIVVGGSNVSFYKQMKAAGITSDKWTLLTISVTEDEVLGIGGENLVGFYSAMKYFQSLENPNNQAFVKAFKAKYGAKSVIGDVTQAAYLGPWLWKLAVEKAGSFDIDKIAAASPGIEFKDAPEEYVKIHPNHHLWSKLRIGKWGADGQAKVLYESGLIEPDPFPKGYQ, from the coding sequence CTGACGGCCGCCGGATTTCTTTCTTCCAGTCAGCCCTTGTTCGCCGCCAACCCACCCACCTCAGAAGTCAACACGACCGGGCTCGCGGTGACCGATGACACCGTCACCGTAGGCCAGCTGCACTCCGCGACTGGCACGATGGCGATCAGCGAGACGGGTTCCATTCAAGCTGAGCAGCTGGCGATCGAGCAGATCAACGCCATGGGCGGTGTGCTTGGACGAAAGATCAAGATCATCGTCGAGGATGGTGCCAGCGACTGGCCCACCTTCGCTGAGAAAGCCAAGAAGCTTCTCGTCAACGACAAGGTGGCCTCCGTATTCGGCTGCTGGACTTCCGCCTCCCGCAAAGCGGTGCTCCCTGTCTTCGAAAAAGAAAACGGCATGCTCTACTATCCCACGTTTTACGAGGGCTTGGAGCAGTCCAAGAACGTGATTTACACGGGACAGGAAGCCACCCAGCAGATTTTGGCTGGCTTGGATTGGATCGCCAAAGAGAAAAAGGCCAAGACCTTCTACCTGATTGGATCCGACTACATCTGGCCCAGAACGTCGAACAAGATCGCCCGCAAACACATTGAGAATGTGCTGAAGGGCACGGTGGTGGGCGAAGAATACTATGCCCTGGGCCATACGCAGTTCGGCTCCCTGATCAACAAGATCAAGCTCAAGAAGCCGGATGTCATCTACGCGATTGTGGTGGGTGGCAGCAATGTCTCCTTCTACAAGCAGATGAAGGCAGCTGGCATCACCTCCGATAAGTGGACCTTGCTGACCATCTCGGTTACCGAAGACGAAGTTCTCGGAATCGGTGGTGAAAACCTGGTCGGCTTCTACTCGGCGATGAAGTACTTCCAGAGTCTGGAGAATCCCAACAATCAGGCCTTCGTCAAAGCGTTCAAAGCCAAGTATGGCGCGAAGAGCGTCATCGGCGACGTGACCCAGGCAGCGTATCTTGGGCCGTGGCTTTGGAAGCTGGCTGTCGAGAAGGCTGGAAGCTTTGACATCGACAAGATTGCCGCCGCTTCGCCGGGCATCGAATTCAAGGATGCTCCCGAGGAGTACGTCAAGATTCACCCGAACCACCATTTGTGGAGCAAGCTCCGCATTGGAAAATGGGGCGCCGATGGTCAGGCCAAGGTGCTGTATGAATCCGGTTTGATCGAACCCGACCCGTTCCCGAAGGGTTATCAATGA
- the urtB gene encoding urea ABC transporter permease subunit UrtB, with the protein MTASELSSILLMQGFSGLSLFSVLLLMALGLAIIFGQMGVVNLAHGEFMALGAYVVYLCSTVVHDKFPAFAPYYFVVAIVIAFGVCALMGLLVEWSLIRFLYKRPLDTLLATWGLSLVMQQAFRSIFGAREVTPTLPEWLMGSIKPTGNIDIPINGLFVMGLTLVLTAGVWLFMFKSRRGLQMRATVQNRVMSDAVGINTRMVDRFTFALGCGIAGVAGAAFTTIGSTGPDSGSRYIVDTFLVVVFGGTASLMGTVASAFGIAQGQSISEFFLQGTMGKVVVLLAIVIILMIRPQGLFASKVRQ; encoded by the coding sequence ATGACCGCTTCTGAGCTAAGTTCCATTCTGCTGATGCAAGGATTCTCAGGTCTGAGCCTGTTCAGCGTTTTGCTCCTGATGGCCCTGGGTCTGGCGATTATTTTCGGCCAGATGGGAGTGGTGAATCTGGCCCATGGCGAGTTTATGGCGCTGGGCGCCTATGTGGTTTATCTCTGCTCGACCGTGGTTCACGACAAATTTCCGGCCTTCGCCCCCTACTACTTTGTGGTGGCGATCGTCATCGCCTTCGGTGTGTGCGCTCTCATGGGATTGCTGGTGGAGTGGAGCCTGATTCGGTTCCTCTACAAGCGTCCGCTCGACACGCTCCTCGCGACCTGGGGGCTGAGCTTGGTGATGCAGCAGGCGTTCCGCTCCATCTTCGGCGCACGTGAGGTAACGCCCACGCTGCCCGAATGGTTGATGGGTTCGATCAAACCCACCGGCAACATCGACATTCCGATCAACGGCCTCTTTGTCATGGGCCTCACCCTGGTGCTCACCGCCGGCGTGTGGCTGTTCATGTTCAAGTCCCGCCGCGGGCTTCAGATGCGAGCCACCGTGCAGAATCGTGTCATGAGCGACGCCGTGGGGATCAATACCCGGATGGTTGATCGTTTCACCTTCGCCTTGGGCTGCGGGATTGCGGGTGTCGCGGGTGCGGCCTTTACCACCATTGGCTCCACCGGTCCGGACAGCGGCTCGCGCTACATCGTGGACACCTTCCTGGTGGTGGTATTTGGAGGTACGGCCAGCTTGATGGGGACGGTGGCCTCCGCCTTCGGAATTGCGCAAGGCCAGTCGATTTCCGAGTTCTTCCTCCAGGGAACCATGGGCAAAGTCGTGGTCCTTCTGGCCATCGTCATCATTCTCATGATCCGGCCGCAGGGGCTGTTTGCCTCCAAGGTTCGTCAGTAA
- the urtC gene encoding urea ABC transporter permease subunit UrtC, with the protein MSKFYQSVIGGKQGVWGFAILFLLLGVVLPFSLEIFRLNLVGKYLTFAFVAVGLVLLWGKTGVLSLGQGVFFGLGGYCMAMFLKLEASDPISTKIQSTPGIPDFMDWNQLTALPALWVPFKSFPFAVIAIMAVPGLLALILGFAMFRRRVGGVYFAVITQALALILSLGIDGNQGLTGGRNGITDLRTLLGWDIRTQSAQYVLYFVTIGLLFASILFCRYVLSSKLGRLLLAMREKEDRVRFSGYDVAALKIFVFCLAAMLSGIGGALFVLQVGFISPSLVGIVPSIEMVIFAAVGGKLSLFGAVYGTLLVNTGKSLFSETFPQLWLFCMGGLFIAVVMFFPNGIAGGWDALVARIRNYRKRASTEAQDVAAASVKPVIPGGSNS; encoded by the coding sequence ATGAGCAAATTTTACCAATCGGTGATCGGCGGAAAGCAGGGAGTCTGGGGATTCGCCATTCTCTTCCTGCTGCTGGGCGTCGTGTTGCCCTTCTCGCTGGAAATCTTCCGCCTCAACTTGGTCGGGAAGTACCTGACCTTCGCGTTCGTCGCTGTGGGCCTCGTGCTGCTTTGGGGCAAGACCGGGGTGCTGAGCCTGGGGCAGGGGGTCTTCTTCGGACTGGGTGGCTATTGCATGGCCATGTTCCTGAAGCTCGAGGCTTCGGACCCCATCAGCACCAAGATTCAAAGCACCCCGGGAATTCCTGACTTCATGGATTGGAACCAGCTGACCGCGCTCCCCGCCTTGTGGGTGCCGTTCAAAAGCTTCCCGTTCGCCGTGATCGCCATTATGGCCGTCCCCGGGCTGCTCGCCCTGATTCTGGGGTTCGCCATGTTCCGACGTCGAGTGGGCGGAGTGTACTTCGCCGTCATCACCCAGGCGCTGGCGCTGATCCTGTCCCTGGGTATTGATGGCAACCAGGGACTTACCGGGGGCCGTAACGGCATCACCGACCTCCGCACGCTGCTCGGGTGGGATATCCGCACCCAATCCGCGCAATACGTGCTCTATTTTGTGACCATCGGACTGCTCTTCGCGAGCATCCTGTTCTGTCGTTATGTGCTCAGCAGCAAGCTCGGACGGCTCCTCCTGGCGATGCGCGAGAAAGAGGATCGCGTGCGGTTCTCGGGCTATGATGTGGCCGCCTTGAAGATCTTCGTGTTCTGTCTGGCGGCCATGCTGAGCGGGATCGGTGGGGCGCTGTTTGTGCTCCAGGTCGGATTCATCAGTCCTTCACTGGTGGGAATCGTTCCTTCGATCGAGATGGTCATCTTCGCCGCCGTGGGTGGGAAGCTTTCCCTCTTCGGCGCCGTCTACGGCACGCTGCTGGTCAACACCGGAAAGAGCCTCTTTTCCGAGACCTTCCCGCAGCTGTGGCTCTTCTGCATGGGCGGCTTGTTCATCGCCGTCGTCATGTTCTTTCCGAATGGCATCGCTGGCGGTTGGGACGCGCTCGTTGCCCGCATTCGAAACTACCGCAAACGCGCTTCCACCGAAGCGCAAGACGTGGCGGCCGCGTCCGTCAAGCCCGTCATCCCTGGAGGTTCCAACTCATGA
- the urtD gene encoding urea ABC transporter ATP-binding protein UrtD: MSSTTDYLLAIEDLTVSFDGFRAVDQLNLYLDQDELRVIIGPNGAGKTTVLDLICGKTKATAGSIKFRNRELVGLAEHQIVRAGIGRKFQTPSIYENLTVFENLEISFPRGRNVLGCLTFRRTADVTEQIHKVAEEIYLSEFLDMEGAFLSHGQKQWLEIGMLLMQEPELLMLDEPVAGMSPAEREKTAKLLQRICKGRSIIIIEHDMEFVSRIAHRVTVLHLGKILTEGTMEEIQSNPKVQEVYLGH; encoded by the coding sequence ATGAGCTCAACCACTGACTATTTACTGGCCATCGAGGATCTGACCGTTTCCTTCGACGGATTCCGTGCGGTGGATCAACTGAATCTGTATCTGGACCAGGATGAACTCCGCGTCATCATCGGTCCGAACGGGGCGGGCAAGACGACGGTGCTCGACCTTATCTGCGGCAAAACCAAGGCGACCGCCGGAAGCATCAAGTTCCGCAACCGGGAGCTGGTGGGGCTGGCGGAGCATCAGATCGTTCGCGCCGGCATCGGCCGCAAGTTTCAAACTCCCTCCATCTACGAGAATCTTACGGTGTTCGAGAACCTCGAGATCTCGTTTCCGCGCGGCCGCAATGTTCTCGGGTGCCTCACCTTCCGTCGCACCGCGGACGTGACCGAGCAGATTCACAAGGTAGCCGAGGAGATTTATCTCTCCGAGTTTCTGGATATGGAGGGCGCGTTTCTGAGCCATGGGCAGAAGCAATGGCTTGAGATCGGCATGCTCCTGATGCAGGAGCCGGAGTTGCTCATGTTGGATGAGCCGGTGGCGGGAATGAGCCCCGCGGAGCGGGAAAAAACCGCCAAGCTGCTGCAACGGATCTGCAAGGGGCGATCCATCATCATCATCGAACACGACATGGAGTTCGTGTCCCGCATCGCGCATCGCGTGACGGTTCTACACCTGGGCAAGATCCTTACTGAAGGCACCATGGAGGAGATTCAAAGCAACCCGAAGGTTCAGGAGGTTTATCTGGGACATTGA
- the urtE gene encoding urea ABC transporter ATP-binding subunit UrtE: MLQITQLNSGYGQSQVIYDANFKVPPGEILAIMGRNGMGKTTLLKSLIGILPTRSGSIKVGDAELAGVPPFQRVGAGMAYVPQGRMIFPTLSVLDNILTGAKGPMSKSAMDEIYALFPVLFEMRKRRGGNLSGGQQQQLAIARALASNPKVLILDEPTEGIQPSIIKDIARALKQIRQMRGLAIVVTEQVVSFMMDVCDRVLVMERGRFIHEELRKDVDANKVKALLAV; encoded by the coding sequence ATGCTGCAAATCACCCAACTCAACTCGGGGTACGGCCAAAGCCAAGTCATCTACGATGCGAACTTCAAGGTTCCGCCCGGCGAAATCCTCGCCATCATGGGGCGCAATGGCATGGGCAAAACGACGTTGCTCAAGTCGTTGATCGGGATCCTCCCGACCCGCAGTGGCTCGATCAAGGTCGGCGATGCGGAGCTGGCTGGGGTTCCTCCCTTTCAGCGTGTGGGCGCAGGAATGGCTTACGTCCCTCAAGGTCGGATGATCTTTCCGACGCTCAGTGTCCTCGACAACATCCTCACCGGTGCCAAGGGGCCGATGTCCAAGAGCGCGATGGATGAGATCTACGCCCTCTTCCCGGTTCTCTTCGAGATGCGCAAGCGTCGCGGTGGTAACCTCTCCGGCGGCCAACAACAACAACTCGCCATCGCTCGAGCTCTCGCCAGCAACCCGAAGGTGCTGATCCTCGACGAACCCACCGAGGGCATCCAGCCTTCCATCATCAAAGACATCGCCCGCGCACTGAAGCAAATTCGGCAGATGCGCGGCCTGGCCATCGTGGTGACTGAGCAAGTCGTCAGCTTCATGATGGATGTCTGCGATCGCGTGCTCGTCATGGAGCGCGGCCGATTCATTCACGAAGAACTCCGCAAGGATGTCGATGCCAACAAGGTCAAAGCACTGCTGGCTGTCTAA
- a CDS encoding acetamidase/formamidase family protein yields MPRSSPKPSIITPGNRLVDSLSKANAKGFTLRTTPTAAPGLSRKPLIEVDLKTPADQQDVIHNRWHPDIPMIARVKPGDEFRVQCVDWTGGQIGYNNNAADVRDVDLTKVHYLSGPIEVVGAEPGDLLVVDILDIGTLTDSEWGFTGIFAKENGGGFLTEHYPEARKACWDFHGVYTSSKQIPGVNFAGIMHPGLIGCLPSKKLLDTWNKREAALVATDPRRVPPLAALPDASTAHLGTMSPEKAKIAAREAARTVPPREHGGNCDIKNLSRGSRVFFPVYVKGAGLSMGDIHFSQGDGEITFCGAIEMAGWLDLRVAVIKGGMQKYGIINPIFQPSPVEPRYLRHLIFEGISVDEAGKQYYLDAHVAYRRACLNAIEYLKKFGYTGEQAYAILGTAPVEGRISGIVDIPNACATVAIPTEIFDFDITPTAKGPTKMIKGKADLSVAK; encoded by the coding sequence ATGCCTAGAAGCTCCCCCAAACCTAGTATCATCACCCCAGGAAATCGTTTGGTCGACTCTCTCTCGAAGGCCAATGCGAAGGGATTCACCTTGCGGACGACTCCCACCGCCGCTCCGGGCCTTTCCCGCAAGCCGCTGATCGAGGTCGACTTGAAAACCCCTGCGGACCAGCAGGATGTGATTCACAACCGTTGGCACCCGGACATCCCGATGATTGCGCGGGTCAAGCCGGGGGATGAATTTCGGGTTCAGTGCGTGGATTGGACCGGTGGCCAGATCGGCTATAACAACAACGCCGCGGACGTGCGCGATGTCGATCTGACCAAGGTGCATTACCTCAGCGGCCCGATTGAAGTGGTCGGGGCGGAACCCGGCGATCTTCTCGTCGTTGATATTTTGGACATCGGCACGCTGACGGACTCCGAGTGGGGTTTCACGGGCATCTTTGCCAAGGAGAACGGCGGAGGGTTTCTGACGGAGCACTATCCCGAGGCTCGCAAGGCGTGTTGGGATTTCCACGGTGTGTATACCTCGTCCAAGCAGATTCCCGGCGTGAACTTTGCTGGAATCATGCATCCCGGTTTGATTGGATGCCTGCCGTCGAAGAAGCTCCTGGATACCTGGAACAAGCGGGAGGCCGCCCTGGTGGCCACGGATCCCCGCCGCGTTCCGCCGCTGGCGGCGCTTCCCGACGCGAGCACCGCTCACTTGGGCACCATGAGCCCGGAGAAGGCCAAGATCGCGGCGCGCGAGGCAGCACGCACCGTCCCGCCCCGGGAGCATGGCGGCAACTGCGACATCAAGAACCTCAGCCGTGGATCCCGGGTGTTCTTCCCGGTTTACGTCAAGGGCGCGGGGTTGTCCATGGGTGATATCCATTTCTCCCAGGGCGACGGCGAGATCACCTTCTGCGGTGCGATCGAGATGGCGGGCTGGCTCGATCTTCGAGTGGCCGTCATCAAAGGCGGGATGCAGAAGTACGGGATCATCAATCCGATCTTCCAACCCAGCCCGGTGGAACCGCGCTACCTCCGTCACCTGATCTTCGAAGGAATCTCGGTCGACGAGGCTGGAAAGCAATACTACCTGGATGCTCACGTGGCCTACCGACGTGCCTGTCTGAATGCCATCGAGTACCTGAAGAAGTTCGGCTACACCGGCGAGCAGGCCTACGCGATTCTGGGGACTGCGCCGGTGGAGGGTCGGATCAGCGGCATTGTCGACATCCCGAACGCCTGTGCGACGGTGGCGATCCCGACGGAGATCTTCGACTTCGATATCACGCCCA